AATGTGCACTTATGGTATTTTACCCGGAACAAACATAGGGTATATTTATGTTTGGGGCTGGTGGGGACCAAATGTTGAAATGGAATTTTACAATGCTGTCCAGGCATTAATGCAAACTCAAGGAATGATTATTGATTTCCGGTTTAATGATGGCGGAAATATGAACTTGAGTGATGCAGGTTTAAGTTTACTGTTCGATACTACAGTTACTACAATAGATATGGGAAAACGATGCTCCCCCAATCATCAACAAATGTGTCCCTTAAATATTCCGTTTGCTTATTATATACCGGGGGCTTCTCCAGGATATAATAAACCAATCGCTATACTTACAGGTCCGGGAGCAGTAAGTTCAGGTGACCAGGTTGCACTAAGAATGAAGTATCATCCTCACTCACGATTTTTTGGTAAATCAACTGCTGCTGCGTTTAATGCACCATTTGAATATGGATATTCAGGATATGGTTTGTTGCTTGCAGAAGCTGATGCTTATAAATTGAGTAATCCCGGTACATATCTGACTCATACAGAATTTGAAGTTGATGAAAATGTATGGTTGTCACAAAATTTAGTTAGACAGGGTCGGGATGATGTTTATGAAGCAGCCAAACATTGGATCGATAGTGTATCAGTCGGAATATCAGTGCAAAATTCTGAAATGCCTCTTAAATTCAGCTTAAAACAAAACTATCCTAACCCGTTTAATCCTACAACAAAAATAAAATTTGAAATTCCTTCACTTAACATTGGAGCAAACCTAAATATAAAACTGGCTATTTATGATTTGCTTGGAAGAGAAGTCTCAGTTCTGGTGAATGAAAAATTAGAAGCAGGAATATATGAATATTCATGGGACGGAGGTAGCTTTTCCTCAGGGTTATATTTTTATAAATTAGAATCTGATAATTTTACTGAAACAAAAAAAATGCTTCTTTTAAAATAACTTACTTTCTTTAATGAATCCGGTCTCTCAACAACCCATATATTCCTTTAATATTTAATAAGTAAATCCAAATCCTCTAACACGAAAGTGTTAGAAACCAACCTCAATATATAATACTTATATAATAATTCACACTCTTGTGCTATGTATAAAAAACATAAGTGTAATTAAATTATACCAAACTTGAAAAATAAATTTTAGTCTTAAGAAAATAAAATTTAAAACTATAATTAAAAAAACCATATGAAAAATTTCAAAAGACTTATTTTAGGAATAATTTTATTTTTTACATTTGTTATAAACTCATTTTCACAATGGGATACAAAGAATAACAATTTACCGGGTAATATTGATGTGATTTCAGATATTTTTATTAAACCGGAATTAGAAAACCAAATTTCCATTTCAACTCATAGTTTTCCCGTTCAAAATAGAACTGCAGCGGATTGGAGACGCGCCATTGATTCGGTTTGGGGAGCAGGTTTACCAACTGCCACAAAACTTCAAATTTTTGATAAGTTTTGGAATAAAATTGATTCTTCTTTTGCATGCTTCCATGACATAACTGATAACTGGAGCGCATTGAAGCTACAATACCGTTCTGAAGTTGCAAACGGAGTAAGCCGGGGAAGATTTGCTGCAATTATGTGTTACCTTTCTCTCGCTTTGCGTGAAGGTCATACAAAAGCAACAGATAATATTTTAATGAATACAAATATTTCACAGGGTACCCCGCTTTTATTAATAGGTGCATGGAGTGACAGCCGCAGGTTTGGTGCCGGACTTACACCGCTTCCCGACAGTTCTCTGCTTGTTTATAGTGTTGTTCCGAATCATCCTATAGAACTTCAGCGCGGAGACATAGTATTGGGATATGATGGAATCCCCTGGAAAGTTTTAGTATATCAACTTCTTAGTTATGAATTGCCATTCATCGGATGGTGGGGATGTTCTCCGACTTCATTTACTCACAGTTTATTGATGTCTGCAGGAAGGAACTGGCATTTATTTGATACTATTGATGTCGTTAAATATGGAACTAATGATACGGTTCACTATCCCACATCACTTCTTGCGGGACAAACTCAATCTATACTAACTACAGAGCAAATGGATATTTCAGGTGTTCCTAAACCCGATTATTTCGGAGGGACATATGTATCTCACGGTAAAATTCAGGGAACAAATATAGGATATATTTATTGCTGGGGTTGGTCAGGCAATGCCGGAACTTTGTTTTACAATGCAGTCCAAGCGCTTAAACAAACTGATGCACTTATTATAGATTTCAGGATGAATTTTGGCGGGAATATGTTCTTAAGCGACTCAGCAATGAAAGTATTATTTAATTCAACCTTCCCAACAATCGATTGGGGAAAAAGAACCAGTCCTACAAATCACTTACAATTAACTGCATTAAATGTTTCTGCAAATTATAAAATTAAGGGAGTTCCTCCGGGATATTTAAATCCTATTGCAGTATTAACCGGACCGGGTGCCCTAAGCTCAGGTGATCAGGTTGCACTAAGAATGAAGTATCATCCGAGGGTAAGGATTTTTGGAAAATCAACAAGTACAGCATTCAATAGTCCGGTAACATTAAATCTTCATGCTGATTGGACCTGCGCATATGCAAATAGTGATGCATATGAAACTCATACCCCCGGCAGGTATCTAACTCATCTTGAATTTCCAGTCGATGAAAATGTGTGGCTTACACGCTCAGGAGTTGCACAAGGACGTGATGACGTTATTGAATCTGCACTAAATTGGATTAATATTTTTTCGGGTAACTCATCAACTTTACTCTTCGATAACGCAGAAAGTGGATTTGGAAAATGGGAAACAAATGAAGGATGGTCAGTAATAAAAAGTAATGCGTATTCACCGGTTAATTCATTTACCGAGAGCTCCAAAGGCAATTATAAAAATAATGCAAATAATTCACTGACTTTAAAAAATTCCATTAACGTTTCCAATACAAGTGCTTTAGTTTTAAGTTTTTATCACAAATATGCAACACAGCTTGACAAAGATTTTTGTAGAGTAGAAATATCCAGCAACAATGGGGCTACATGGCAGCAGGCAGTAAGCTATTCGGGTACCGTCAGTACGATTCATCAAATTAAAATCGATATTACAAAATATGCAAATCGTTCATCAAATCTTAAAATAAGATTTAGACTAACTTCAGATGCCGGTACAGCAGCCGACGGATGGTATGTTGATAACATAACTTTAACCGGTTATTCTGTTCCTGGTCAGTCAATAACCGGAATAAATCCTCTTGATAAAATCACTAAATATAAATTAAATCAAAACTACCCAAACCCGTTTAATCCGGTTACAAATATTAACTTTGATCTGCCTTTAGATAGTAAGGTAACGCTCAAGGTCTATGACCTGACAGGAAGAGAAGTTGCAACACTTGCAGATGAATTTATGACAGCAGGATATCATGTGGTTACTTTCAATGCTATTAACTTATCCAGCGGTGTTTATTTTTATAAACTTGAAGCAGGTGATTTCAGTGCAGTAAAGAAAATGATGTTAATTAAATAAAAAAAAATTCCCTTCTCAACTTCTTGTTGAGGAGGGTTTTAATGGGAAAGATAATAAAATAGAATTTCCAAAACTGAAAATGAATATACCATCAAAGAATGCAATAACATTAACAAAACAACTGGATGCACTTGAACAGGGAATATTAAAAAATAAAGATACCTGGCCCATAACCAATACTCCTGATGAAGAAGATATAAAAGAAGTTACAAACGAATTAAAGAAAAAGATTATAGATATAACTCATAAGGAAAATGAGCTGAGAGCAGAACGAAGAGAGCTTAACAAATTTATGAAAGAAAAAGCAAAGGTGTTATATGTAAGAGTTCGTGATCAGATATACAGCATTCAAGGAAAACATTCTGAAAGACTCGAAGATTTCGGTTTAAAAAAATTAAAATAAAAAGCATGAAGATACTGACAGTTATATTGCTTTTTTGCTTTATTACCATTCATCAGACGTATTGTGCATGTGTAATTTTATGCTTTGGTGACGAATGTTTTACGGTAAGTGGTGATGATGTTGAAAATTGCGCGAATCAAGTTATGAGTTCCGGAGTTACTTGCACAGATTGTCCTTGCGTTATTTTTAATAATTCAGCTAATGACGGATTTAAGTACACATTAAGTTTTATGGATTTAAACAAAATAAAATTAGTTCGTGAAAATATCTCGACAAGCGGTATTGATTCAACTTTTATTGCTCTTGATAAAAATCTATTGTCTCAAAAAATAATCGTCTCTTTTGACATAAACCCCGTTCCGGAAATTACTGGTAATAATGTTGGCCGCCAAACTTACTTAATGGTGAATGTTTTTAATAGAGATAATAAAAATGCTATTCTACTTTCGGATGCAATTAATATTAACACTCTTGATTTTAAAAATTCAAATATAAGGACAATCAATAAAAATTTAAGCTTTTCATTAATAAATTTTTTACCCTGGCTTGCCATAATTTTTATGAGCGCAATAATATTGTTTGGTATTATAAGAAGATCCAAAGTGAAGTCTTTATCTGAAAATCAAAAAGATTAAAAATTTTATGAAAAATTCATTTACCCTTGCAAGAAATTTATATGCTTGTGTTAATATATTAATCATCTTCATGCTTTTTATGCCGGCTTTGAATGCGCAGAATTCAAAGCCGATTACGATTACTTATATCCGACCTCCGCTAAATATGCTCAGGGCGGATGACATGTGGAATTTTACGCTGAAGAATAACACTGACCGGGAGCTGCGCTTTTATTTATATGGAACTTTAAAAGAGGAAAGAGCCGGACTTATAGCGACCGGAAAAACAGTCTCGATAAAACTAAATCCGAGCGAGTCAAAGAAATTCAAGGTCAGCGATTTACCCTCGACTCCTGACATAAGCTATGCTCATCCTGACCCGAGATATAAAGAAGCATTAATGAGAGCAGGAACTCTTCCTGACGGCGAGTACGAAATCTGCGTTACTGCAATGGATGCTTCCACAAATGATGAACTTAGTATTGAGCAGTGCATGCAGCAAGAGATAAAAATTACAGAAGAGGCGTTTGTTGAATTATTAACTCCTGGAGACGGCGAAACTTTAGATTCACTTGCTGTGCCTCTTTTTTCGTGGACTGCGCCGATACCTAAGCCTGCCGGCGAGATTACATACACATTAAAAATTTATGAAGCTAATGAGAATCAGAATTCGCAGGAAGTTATTGCGACAAATAAGGTTTTTAATGAGATAAAAGGATTAAAGGCAACGTCCTATAACTATAAGATTACCGATAAAAAGTTTAATAAAGATAAAAAATATTATTGGTGGATAGTTGTAAATTCCAACAACCAGGAAATTCTAACCTCAGGTGTTTATGCATTTGCACCTATTTTTTTACCCTGCGTTTTATGGGGATCGGAACAGTATCCCGGACCGCGATACTGTCATGGGGGAACCTATTCACGAACAACAAGCGCAAATGGAACAATGACATGGAGTGTTTCTCCTTCAACCGGAATTACAACATCAGTTTCAGGTTCATCATCCGGCACTAACCACGTAATTTCATTTTCAACTGATCCGAATTTATCAAATAATATTACTTATACTGTTACATATAGTTTCAATTATTCCGGCACCTGCACTGATTTAGTAAATAAAACATTTACCGTCCAATTTTATGCTAATCCGCAGATTACATTGAACAATATTCCTTCTTGTCTTAATACAACACAATCCCCAATAAATATAAGCAATCTAATAACTCAGTCACCTGATAATTCAGGTACCCTAACAGCGAGTGGTAACGGGATATCAGGAAGCGGGGCAAACATAATGTTCAATCCGTCGACTGCCGGTGCAGGACTTCATACTATTACTGTGTATTATGAGCGTCCTTCTCCTCCTTTATTTCCAATGATAGGACCGCGTGGATGTCAAGTAACAAAATCGTTTACAATTTTTGTTAACGATCCGACACTTCAATATACATCATTGCCGCAAACATCTACTGTTTGCCAGGGAATTTCCCAGCAAATTTACATTCAAGGAATTCCAGCTAATGCATCAGGATTTAACTTCCAATGGTATTACTATAATAGCGGATCAGGAAGCTGTCCTGTATTTAATACTTCTATATGGTCTGTGCTTTCAGGCGTTAACAGTCCGAGTTTTAATACAGATATGGGTTTACCTATGGGAAAGCATTGCTTTGTTTGCGTAATTACAGACCCCTGCGGAAATATAAGAACAAGCTCGGTTGCAACTGTAGAAGTAGGCGTTTCGACCGCAAATGTCCAATTAAGTTCTCAAATTTTATCGGTATGCTCAACCGCGCCTGCAGCTGACAGAACCGTAAATGTTACGTTATCAGGATATACGGGCACTGTTACCTGGTCAACAACTCCACCGGTTACTGATATCAATACAGATCCGTATATTTATTCAGCCGAGTTAACCCAGACTACGATATTTACAACTACATTCAATGATTGCAGCGGTGCACAACAGAGCTTAAGTACAACCGTTGATGTGCTTGGTCCTCCGCCTCCGGCTTTGGTCTGCATTCAGCCGCATATAATTCCGGGAGTCTTGCCTGCCTGTTGTGAACCCTATCTGGATCCATGCAGCAATCATCTGACTACAAAGCAATGGTGCGATGCTAACATTACTCTGCTCAGAAGTGATGACAGAACTTTATTCCCTCAGGGCTATACAGTAAAATGGTATTATTTTGATGATGAAAATTTTGATTTCAGCTTAAACTTAAGCCAGTTTGAAAATAATAATATTTCATCATATGCACCGCTTAGCAACAATGCAAACTGGACTGCTTTTATTCCGGGCGGTGATAACAGATTCTGGAACACCAACCCGCTTGAGGTTACAAGATTTTTTAAAGTAGAAATTACCGGGTCTGCCGGATGCGGCACATTAGAATATTACGGGGCAGTTTTTGTCGTTTATCCTGTTCCTCCATTTGACATTTCCGAAATCGATAACAAAATTCACCGTGATATTCCCTGCGACCAGCCGCTGGATTTTAATTTTGACTTAACTGACAAGCTTAATTATTCACGTCCTTCGGGATTTGATATAAACTATACCTGGAGCTTTACCCCATACGGAGGTTCTGCTTCTATTCTTCAAAGCGGAGCATGGTCCCCCAGCACACCATTCCCTGGAACAGCAGTAAATGTTACGCAGGAGGGTGTTATCACGCTCACGCTCAACAGCGGCTGTTATACCAGAGCATACTCACAGGAAATATTTTACGGTTCTCCAAATTTTGGTGTTGAAGGTCCATGCTGCGTGTGCAACGGGGCCCAGTTTGAGCTTATTGCATCTCCGGGATTCACTTCATATACATGGACAGCTTCGGAACCCGGTGTCACATTCACCAACAATACCTCCGACGGACAAAGAGTTTTTGTTACGATTAACGGTATCACAAACGTATCGGTTTTGACCATAACAGCTAATGCAGTTCAGGGAGGATGCCCTGTAGTTTACAATAAAACATTTAAATTTTGCCAATAGTATCATGAAAACTAAAAAAAATATGTATATGCAAAAAATTAATACTATAAGAATAATTCAGATTTTGGTTTTACTATCTCTCAAGATAATGGTGTGCAATGATTTATTCGGGCAGGATAATCTTTTGAAATCTGCAGGCGTGATTTCCGAAAAATTATCAGAAATGAAAACCGGGTTCAATCCTCCGCCGGCTTTTACTGTTAATTCAACGCAAATTGTCTGCATTGCGAATAATGGAGCGCAGGGAAAAACTTATTCAGTTACTTTAAGCATTACACCGAATTTTTCAGGGACAATATCAGCTTTAAGTACCGGCAATTCATCAGATTTAATATCAAACAATGTAATTCCATTTATACTTACTGGTAATTTACAGACTCAATATACTTTAAATATTAGAACAACAACTACAGTTGGGAATAATATAACTTTAAAATTCGTAGTAAAAAAAAATCTATTTTCATATTATTATCAGGATGTAGTAATAAGAATACCTGAATGCTCCATTTGTGATTGTGCTCCAACACCCCTTTCAAATATCCAATTGAGTTATGTGCATGGCACCGTGCAGACCATTTCCTTAGCATGTACAAATCCAAGCTCGGTTTCCTTACCGGCAGGAGTTCCTTTCAGTGTAAGAGCTAATATACTTTGCTCCCCATCGGATTGTTCAAAGGAAATGCGTATAACTCTTTCCAGAAGGGTTGGTTCATTTTGGCTGTTTGTAACTGAATCTGTTATTGTTGGAAATTCTAATCCATTAAGTTGTAATTTTTCAGGTCTGTCTGCCGGACAATATCGTGTGGTAATAAATTCAAAATGCG
The DNA window shown above is from Ignavibacteria bacterium and carries:
- a CDS encoding S41 family peptidase; protein product: MKILMITILTFIFCNINAQSIDNNFNNFKKNQFNNSLNENIYVTKEPGHFTCEQWRHKIDSVWGTGASTTTKLQVFDRFWNLIDTVFACFHNHPVSWDSLKKVYRPEIAGGVSRGRFIAIMNHIVLALKESHTHVLDFGLNTTLRAGVPLLVLGGWYDNGHFGAGLTPLPDSSLLVYSVVPLHPLGLQKGDIVLGYDGVPWRILVRELIECELPIKLISWIGSSPSAYNHSLLMSAGMNWHLFDTIDIVKGATGDTLHFSTAALRNQNMQIFCTEQMDIPGISKPNYNAEQMCTYGILPGTNIGYIYVWGWWGPNVEMEFYNAVQALMQTQGMIIDFRFNDGGNMNLSDAGLSLLFDTTVTTIDMGKRCSPNHQQMCPLNIPFAYYIPGASPGYNKPIAILTGPGAVSSGDQVALRMKYHPHSRFFGKSTAAAFNAPFEYGYSGYGLLLAEADAYKLSNPGTYLTHTEFEVDENVWLSQNLVRQGRDDVYEAAKHWIDSVSVGISVQNSEMPLKFSLKQNYPNPFNPTTKIKFEIPSLNIGANLNIKLAIYDLLGREVSVLVNEKLEAGIYEYSWDGGSFSSGLYFYKLESDNFTETKKMLLLK
- a CDS encoding S41 family peptidase; protein product: MKNFKRLILGIILFFTFVINSFSQWDTKNNNLPGNIDVISDIFIKPELENQISISTHSFPVQNRTAADWRRAIDSVWGAGLPTATKLQIFDKFWNKIDSSFACFHDITDNWSALKLQYRSEVANGVSRGRFAAIMCYLSLALREGHTKATDNILMNTNISQGTPLLLIGAWSDSRRFGAGLTPLPDSSLLVYSVVPNHPIELQRGDIVLGYDGIPWKVLVYQLLSYELPFIGWWGCSPTSFTHSLLMSAGRNWHLFDTIDVVKYGTNDTVHYPTSLLAGQTQSILTTEQMDISGVPKPDYFGGTYVSHGKIQGTNIGYIYCWGWSGNAGTLFYNAVQALKQTDALIIDFRMNFGGNMFLSDSAMKVLFNSTFPTIDWGKRTSPTNHLQLTALNVSANYKIKGVPPGYLNPIAVLTGPGALSSGDQVALRMKYHPRVRIFGKSTSTAFNSPVTLNLHADWTCAYANSDAYETHTPGRYLTHLEFPVDENVWLTRSGVAQGRDDVIESALNWINIFSGNSSTLLFDNAESGFGKWETNEGWSVIKSNAYSPVNSFTESSKGNYKNNANNSLTLKNSINVSNTSALVLSFYHKYATQLDKDFCRVEISSNNGATWQQAVSYSGTVSTIHQIKIDITKYANRSSNLKIRFRLTSDAGTAADGWYVDNITLTGYSVPGQSITGINPLDKITKYKLNQNYPNPFNPVTNINFDLPLDSKVTLKVYDLTGREVATLADEFMTAGYHVVTFNAINLSSGVYFYKLEAGDFSAVKKMMLIK